The Bacillus carboniphilus genome has a window encoding:
- a CDS encoding DUF1648 domain-containing protein has product MTEFLHVTLSLIPAFVIIYFLPELSQHDTAFGVKVPKTYQNDSIIKKEKTVYRKWNLIWAIGLSGLLWFPFQLENEALMGLILVLLIFLYLGLSTWTFYQSYKRIKVWKANSDWKEQKSEVVVVDTTSRKDFPKSSMLWFILHGFVTFITIIISISLYKELPNQIPIHFNAQGEADNYVSKTWLSVLSLPFIQVLFIILFAWLHRVIYKAKLKMNPEQPELSKLQGQIFRKKWGTFFIFSSLGLTILFLFIQLSILNIWDSSWIFPSSMIYTFLVLAWVMILSFKYGQSGSRYMKEEMDAHSKVIHRDDDQFWIMGQFYFNKEDPSLIVEKRVGVGWTVNLGRPMGWVLLVGPLVVLFGIIIFDLLGVI; this is encoded by the coding sequence ATGACTGAGTTCCTACATGTTACCCTTAGCTTGATTCCCGCTTTTGTAATTATTTATTTTTTACCGGAATTATCACAGCATGACACGGCATTTGGTGTAAAGGTACCAAAAACCTACCAAAATGATTCCATTATTAAAAAAGAGAAAACCGTTTATCGTAAATGGAATCTTATTTGGGCTATCGGATTAAGCGGCTTACTCTGGTTTCCTTTCCAACTTGAAAATGAAGCACTAATGGGGTTAATTTTAGTTTTATTAATTTTCTTATATCTCGGGCTCAGCACATGGACTTTTTATCAATCCTACAAAAGGATTAAAGTTTGGAAGGCGAACTCAGATTGGAAGGAGCAGAAGAGTGAAGTTGTTGTTGTAGATACCACTTCTAGAAAAGATTTTCCAAAGAGTTCAATGCTTTGGTTTATCCTTCATGGATTTGTTACGTTTATCACCATTATTATTTCTATATCCCTATACAAGGAGTTACCTAATCAGATTCCCATTCACTTTAATGCACAGGGGGAAGCCGATAACTATGTGAGCAAGACCTGGTTGAGTGTCTTATCTTTACCTTTCATTCAGGTACTTTTCATTATTCTTTTTGCTTGGCTTCACAGAGTGATCTATAAAGCAAAATTAAAAATGAACCCGGAACAACCAGAGCTATCCAAGCTTCAGGGACAAATCTTTCGAAAAAAATGGGGAACGTTCTTTATCTTTTCATCCCTCGGATTAACCATTCTTTTTTTATTCATACAACTATCCATCCTAAATATTTGGGATTCAAGTTGGATTTTTCCTAGCTCAATGATTTACACTTTCCTAGTCCTAGCATGGGTTATGATTCTCTCCTTCAAATACGGGCAAAGCGGAAGTCGGTATATGAAAGAAGAGATGGATGCACATAGTAAAGTCATCCATAGAGACGACGATCAATTTTGGATTATGGGCCAATTTTATTTTAATAAGGAAGACCCCTCCCTTATTGTTGAAAAAAGAGTTGGAGTTGGTTGGACCGTCAACTTAGGAAGACCAATGGGGTGGGTGCTATTAGTAGGTCCGTTGGTAGTTTTGTTTGGGATTATTATATTTGATTTACTTGGAGTTATTTAA
- the sspJ gene encoding small acid-soluble spore protein SspJ has translation MADFQKNQGKNQERMKESALKEAEQALQGDPLKEAVEKKKK, from the coding sequence ATGGCAGATTTCCAAAAAAATCAAGGCAAAAACCAAGAGCGCATGAAAGAAAGTGCACTTAAAGAAGCTGAACAAGCACTACAAGGTGACCCTTTAAAAGAGGCTGTTGAAAAGAAGAAAAAATAA
- a CDS encoding FUSC family protein — translation MKPLHSQQWIKRILASDPALIRFHKAGRATVSLIASVFTTLLLLKGLKQELVLTPSIVSGMVGLMGIMVVMDKTKNERKLTTALLGVSAMLGITLGSLFANSTIYIDLILIFFTFSSFYFSRFGSRYFSLSMIGFMTVYFSSILNLSIAQLPWFYFGVAIGVIYAFTFNFVFFQGTGKNLKRSIHSFHFQINLTFNILIKGIKNKGLSDPDQSQLQKNVVKLREYARIVSSYIDEADVQEAWPGLTPTQLRLYIFDTGMLIETLTDAMRSLKKAEALELDELRHMLVWVTEALRDAEVLAPNYEEQNIREAELALQALRLTIIDLLNQNHEPKGWIFLIRRIESIANHVIEGAFIIQQALYQPKPENKIETEAQEADKLPKEEPLKKEKTLQPTTKKAFQALVAAVLSIIVGQMTSPTQPYWVLLTAFIVLLGTESIGRIYTKGFQRSLGTIIGAIIGFVLAKALTGQSLIEVILIFVVVFLAFYLFAVSYTLMSMFITMLIAFMYDLLLGGITFSLIGARVVDTIVGAAIALGVSFVVFPKKTKDKVAESISDYFEELKPYVTSYVRSFREDVKVKELSGSAFQLEQKLQTIREESHSITQRPESLLYGDITRWITVLTAINYYARHLVASSYRKDFEYPEELIEVFNQIEKKLEHNMNEMSQLIKGSIHSSTLYQLEVEREKIERLAPGQRKSGRDLIHHLYYVWRINQSLILLGTELKAKVAIGTIKAES, via the coding sequence ATGAAACCATTACATTCACAGCAATGGATCAAAAGAATATTAGCTTCAGACCCTGCTCTTATACGATTTCATAAGGCCGGAAGAGCAACAGTTAGTTTAATCGCTTCCGTCTTTACAACCTTACTGCTATTAAAGGGATTGAAACAGGAGCTTGTCCTCACCCCTTCTATTGTTTCGGGGATGGTAGGTTTGATGGGAATCATGGTTGTGATGGATAAAACGAAGAACGAAAGGAAGCTAACCACTGCACTTCTCGGCGTTTCTGCTATGCTCGGCATTACGCTTGGATCCTTATTTGCCAACTCCACCATCTACATAGATCTAATCTTAATATTTTTTACATTTAGCAGTTTTTACTTTTCAAGGTTTGGTTCTAGATATTTCTCTCTTTCGATGATCGGGTTTATGACCGTGTATTTCTCCTCCATTTTGAATTTAAGCATAGCGCAACTACCATGGTTTTACTTTGGGGTTGCCATTGGGGTTATTTATGCCTTTACTTTTAACTTTGTATTTTTTCAAGGGACTGGGAAAAATTTAAAACGGAGTATTCATTCCTTCCATTTTCAAATTAACTTGACCTTTAACATTCTAATAAAAGGAATTAAAAACAAGGGGTTGAGTGATCCGGACCAATCCCAATTACAAAAAAACGTCGTGAAGCTAAGGGAATATGCGAGAATTGTTTCAAGTTATATTGATGAAGCCGATGTTCAGGAAGCTTGGCCAGGGTTAACCCCTACTCAGCTAAGGCTTTATATTTTCGACACCGGTATGCTTATTGAAACACTAACGGATGCCATGAGAAGTTTAAAGAAGGCTGAAGCGCTAGAGCTGGACGAGTTAAGACATATGCTCGTTTGGGTTACAGAGGCACTTCGTGATGCAGAAGTCCTTGCTCCTAATTATGAAGAACAAAATATAAGGGAAGCTGAACTAGCGCTGCAGGCACTTCGCCTCACCATCATCGATTTATTAAATCAAAATCATGAACCAAAAGGATGGATCTTTCTGATTCGGCGGATTGAGTCAATCGCAAACCACGTTATTGAGGGTGCCTTCATCATTCAACAGGCACTTTATCAACCAAAACCTGAAAATAAAATCGAAACCGAGGCGCAAGAAGCTGATAAACTTCCTAAAGAGGAACCACTCAAGAAAGAAAAAACATTACAGCCAACTACTAAAAAAGCGTTCCAAGCCTTAGTCGCTGCAGTCCTATCAATTATCGTTGGTCAAATGACCTCACCTACCCAACCATATTGGGTTCTGCTTACTGCATTTATCGTGCTACTTGGAACGGAGTCTATTGGCCGAATTTACACAAAGGGCTTTCAGCGCTCATTAGGTACCATTATTGGAGCAATTATCGGTTTTGTTTTAGCAAAAGCCCTAACTGGGCAATCGCTCATAGAAGTTATTTTAATATTTGTCGTCGTTTTTCTCGCTTTTTATCTGTTTGCAGTATCGTATACGCTAATGAGTATGTTTATCACCATGCTCATTGCATTTATGTATGATTTACTTTTAGGTGGCATAACCTTTTCTCTCATTGGAGCACGGGTAGTAGATACCATTGTTGGGGCAGCAATTGCTCTAGGAGTATCGTTTGTCGTTTTCCCTAAAAAAACAAAGGATAAGGTTGCAGAATCAATAAGTGATTATTTCGAGGAATTAAAACCATATGTTACATCATATGTTAGAAGCTTTAGAGAAGATGTTAAGGTGAAGGAACTCTCCGGAAGTGCCTTTCAATTGGAGCAAAAATTACAAACCATACGGGAGGAATCTCATTCTATTACCCAACGGCCAGAGTCACTTCTGTACGGAGATATTACTAGATGGATTACGGTCCTTACAGCCATAAACTATTATGCAAGGCACTTAGTAGCTTCTTCTTACCGAAAAGACTTTGAGTATCCTGAAGAACTAATTGAGGTTTTCAACCAAATTGAGAAGAAGCTTGAGCATAATATGAATGAAATGAGCCAGTTAATTAAAGGAAGCATTCATTCCTCCACCCTTTACCAGCTTGAAGTAGAAAGAGAAAAAATTGAGAGGCTAGCTCCTGGTCAAAGAAAATCTGGACGTGATTTGATCCATCATCTTTACTATGTTTGGAGAATTAATCAATCGCTCATTTTACTTGGAACTGAATTAAAAGCAAAAGTTGCAATTGGCACAATAAAGGCTGAATCCTAA
- a CDS encoding spore coat protein, which yields MQQKQTTGNLRTSDQVGPQQNHGGHELFDAHEVISCLTGTIDQYVMYRQYVKDQELLNIMDRQQSFITNQYNRVVETLSTGQKPSIQATTYNMNQTHDVTYGLKPSQPKKPAQTVSDITEECVSSLLASAVKSVCTGTTMAALETTNPVLRRVFADSIPNFIELGYELFLYQNKHHYYQVPQLSMQDQTQMMQSYAPIQTAQMNQNMMQ from the coding sequence ATGCAGCAAAAACAGACTACAGGGAATCTACGTACATCCGACCAGGTGGGTCCACAGCAAAATCATGGTGGGCATGAGTTATTTGACGCACATGAAGTAATTTCTTGTTTGACAGGTACAATTGATCAATACGTGATGTATCGTCAATATGTAAAAGACCAGGAACTACTTAATATTATGGATCGACAACAATCATTTATCACCAACCAATACAATCGTGTTGTTGAGACATTGAGTACTGGTCAGAAACCGTCAATCCAAGCAACCACTTATAACATGAACCAAACACATGATGTTACGTATGGTTTAAAACCATCACAACCAAAAAAACCAGCACAAACGGTATCAGATATTACGGAGGAATGTGTTTCTAGCCTATTGGCATCTGCCGTAAAATCAGTTTGTACTGGAACAACCATGGCTGCATTAGAGACAACAAACCCAGTGTTAAGACGTGTGTTTGCTGACAGTATCCCGAATTTTATTGAGTTGGGATACGAATTATTCTTATATCAGAATAAACACCATTACTATCAAGTACCCCAGTTAAGCATGCAAGACCAGACACAAATGATGCAAAGCTATGCACCTATTCAAACTGCTCAAATGAATCAAAACATGATGCAGTAG
- a CDS encoding YqcI/YcgG family protein, whose translation MKHLYTDSPSQRNTLEKWERTALELFESKMTNKEKPFPCIPATIGYSLNQLRYVFIGDPREGASTHKLSEALNEFTQFSRDYGKYTSLIVFYETPQAIKEEFSVEQYEQLFWKHLSELSAIDGEAWPEKIPTDPHNPIWEYCYCGEPYFMYCATPAHKNRQSRHFEHMMLAITPRWVLQEFNRNPSLAARIKKKVRERLAKYDSISIHPDLNTYGEEDNYEWRQYFLRDDDTSLSKCPYHRMLKFLKIEDRTKAQE comes from the coding sequence ATCAAACATTTATATACGGATAGTCCATCACAAAGGAATACATTAGAGAAATGGGAAAGGACAGCCCTTGAATTATTTGAGTCGAAAATGACGAATAAAGAGAAGCCATTTCCTTGTATCCCGGCAACAATAGGCTATTCCTTAAACCAGTTAAGATATGTTTTTATTGGGGACCCAAGAGAAGGTGCTTCCACACATAAGCTATCAGAAGCCCTTAACGAATTCACCCAATTTTCCAGGGATTATGGCAAATATACCTCTCTCATTGTATTCTATGAGACACCTCAAGCTATTAAAGAAGAATTTAGTGTAGAACAATATGAACAGCTCTTCTGGAAACATCTCAGTGAATTAAGTGCAATAGATGGAGAAGCTTGGCCAGAAAAAATTCCCACCGACCCTCATAATCCAATATGGGAATATTGTTACTGCGGTGAACCTTATTTTATGTACTGTGCTACTCCTGCTCATAAAAATAGACAAAGTAGGCATTTTGAGCATATGATGCTTGCTATAACTCCACGTTGGGTCCTCCAAGAATTCAATAGAAACCCTTCTTTAGCAGCTCGAATCAAAAAAAAGGTTAGGGAAAGGTTAGCCAAGTATGATTCCATCTCCATTCACCCAGATTTGAATACCTACGGCGAAGAAGACAATTATGAATGGCGACAATATTTTTTAAGAGATGACGACACTTCTCTTTCAAAATGTCCCTACCATCGAATGTTAAAATTTCTAAAGATAGAGGACCGAACAAAAGCGCAGGAATGA
- the plsY gene encoding glycerol-3-phosphate 1-O-acyltransferase PlsY, which translates to MDWWIYVISYLSGSIPFALIIGKYFYKTDIREHGSGNLGATNAFATLGPKAGVGVFLGDCLKGFLPVLAVLFYGLDASPLLVGMVAVLGHCFPIFAGFRGGKAVATSAGVLLAYNPIMLIVGLVVFFGMIWITKYVVFGSLTAPLSMVVYAFIDQHQFNLIVFSLLTLGMIYLHRTNIMNLYHKKEPTIYEGKKVV; encoded by the coding sequence GTGGATTGGTGGATTTATGTTATCAGCTATCTCAGTGGATCCATACCATTTGCACTTATTATCGGAAAGTATTTCTACAAGACTGATATTCGAGAACACGGTAGTGGGAACTTAGGAGCTACCAATGCATTTGCTACTTTAGGTCCAAAGGCAGGAGTAGGGGTATTTCTCGGCGATTGTTTAAAAGGGTTTTTACCTGTTTTAGCGGTCTTGTTTTATGGATTGGATGCTTCACCTTTACTTGTAGGAATGGTTGCGGTGTTAGGGCACTGTTTTCCAATCTTTGCAGGGTTTAGAGGAGGAAAAGCAGTCGCAACGTCAGCGGGTGTTTTATTAGCTTATAATCCAATTATGTTAATTGTTGGACTCGTCGTATTTTTCGGTATGATTTGGATTACAAAGTATGTTGTGTTTGGATCGTTGACTGCCCCGTTATCGATGGTGGTATATGCATTTATTGATCAGCATCAGTTCAATTTAATTGTGTTTAGTTTATTAACGCTTGGTATGATTTATTTACACCGCACTAATATCATGAATTTATATCATAAAAAAGAACCAACTATTTATGAAGGAAAAAAAGTGGTTTAA
- a CDS encoding LysE family transporter: MDFIMVCIQYIAIGLGLVAPVGPLNIELFHRGLHQGFKQAWLLGLGALSVQIFYIWVIYFGYSGWFLQLKVELVGYAFGAFVLFYFGFSHLLQAFSVDTPRRNSPILAGLAIAFFNPFLFANWYHHFGSTLNTLRVEFSPVMVWIILICMMIGAFLWYTNLAFVFHFLGTRVNFSLKKGLTLIVGLMLLWFCSVYIRRIAEITLHW; encoded by the coding sequence ATGGATTTCATCATGGTATGTATACAATATATCGCAATTGGGTTGGGGCTAGTGGCGCCAGTCGGCCCTCTTAATATTGAATTATTTCATCGAGGATTACATCAAGGCTTTAAACAAGCCTGGTTATTGGGTCTAGGAGCATTATCAGTTCAAATTTTTTATATTTGGGTCATTTATTTCGGCTATTCAGGTTGGTTTTTACAACTAAAGGTAGAGTTGGTTGGTTATGCATTCGGTGCTTTTGTTCTTTTTTATTTTGGATTTTCACACTTGTTACAAGCTTTTTCAGTGGACACCCCAAGGCGAAATTCACCGATTCTAGCTGGTTTAGCCATTGCCTTTTTTAATCCTTTTCTCTTTGCCAATTGGTATCATCACTTTGGGTCAACATTAAACACATTGAGGGTTGAATTTTCTCCTGTGATGGTCTGGATTATACTCATATGCATGATGATAGGTGCTTTCCTCTGGTACACGAATCTGGCTTTTGTTTTTCACTTTTTGGGAACAAGGGTAAACTTCTCTCTTAAAAAAGGGCTTACTCTTATAGTTGGACTCATGCTTTTATGGTTCTGTTCTGTTTATATCAGGCGAATAGCTGAGATTACGTTACACTGGTGA
- a CDS encoding GntR family transcriptional regulator: protein MLLYIDFGSEIPIYEQIVTGVIKGVGDGTLSSGELLPSMRELASDLNINMHTVRKAYLQLQDMGFIEILKKKGALVREKPTGDSNDFYRRIEQKLLPILFEAKSRGITNSEMLTLINQLMEEKIGGNKND, encoded by the coding sequence ATGTTGTTGTACATTGATTTTGGTTCCGAAATACCTATTTATGAGCAGATCGTTACAGGGGTGATTAAGGGAGTTGGAGACGGTACTTTAAGTTCAGGTGAACTATTGCCTTCCATGCGAGAATTAGCTTCTGATTTAAATATCAATATGCATACCGTTCGGAAAGCCTATTTACAGCTTCAAGATATGGGCTTTATTGAAATCTTGAAGAAAAAAGGTGCTTTAGTTAGAGAGAAACCGACTGGTGATTCTAACGATTTTTATAGGCGAATAGAGCAGAAACTATTGCCTATTCTATTTGAAGCAAAGAGTCGGGGTATAACAAATTCTGAAATGCTGACATTAATAAATCAGCTAATGGAAGAAAAGATTGGAGGAAATAAAAATGACTGA
- the gnd gene encoding phosphogluconate dehydrogenase (NAD(+)-dependent, decarboxylating), with translation MNIGLIGLGKMGYNLALNMKDHGHNVIATDVNAEAVAKIGQEGVTTYASNKELVDALPSPKVVWLMVPAGDITEQVVEEVAGYMTEGDIMIDGGNSNYKDTLRRGEMLKQKGIYFVDCGTSGGMEGARHGVCTMIGADPEAWKHVEGLFRDISIENGYLYTGNPGSGHFLKMVHNGIEYGMMQAIAEGYEILDKSQFDYDYEQVSRVWNNGSVIRSWLIELMENAFKKDPKLEGIRGVMQSSGEGKWTVETALDLQASAPVIALSQFMRYRSLENDTFHGKVVAALRNEFGGHAVVKSE, from the coding sequence TTGAATATTGGTTTAATCGGTCTTGGAAAAATGGGCTATAATTTAGCTTTAAATATGAAGGATCACGGACACAACGTAATTGCGACAGACGTTAATGCAGAAGCAGTTGCTAAAATCGGACAAGAAGGAGTTACAACATACGCTTCTAATAAAGAACTAGTTGATGCGCTTCCATCACCAAAAGTCGTATGGCTTATGGTACCAGCTGGGGATATTACAGAGCAAGTCGTCGAAGAAGTAGCTGGGTATATGACAGAAGGTGACATCATGATTGATGGTGGGAACTCTAACTATAAAGATACGTTACGTCGCGGGGAAATGTTAAAACAAAAAGGAATCTACTTTGTGGATTGTGGTACAAGTGGCGGTATGGAAGGTGCTAGACATGGTGTTTGTACGATGATTGGTGCTGACCCAGAGGCTTGGAAACATGTAGAAGGTCTGTTCCGCGACATTTCTATAGAAAACGGCTACCTTTACACTGGAAATCCAGGAAGTGGTCACTTCTTAAAGATGGTACATAACGGTATTGAGTATGGTATGATGCAAGCAATTGCTGAAGGCTATGAAATCCTAGATAAAAGTCAATTCGACTATGACTATGAGCAAGTATCGAGAGTATGGAATAATGGTTCTGTTATTCGCTCTTGGTTAATTGAGTTGATGGAGAATGCATTTAAAAAGGATCCTAAGCTTGAAGGAATCCGTGGTGTTATGCAATCATCTGGTGAGGGTAAATGGACGGTTGAAACTGCACTTGATTTACAAGCGTCAGCTCCAGTTATTGCCCTTTCACAGTTTATGCGTTATCGTTCTCTTGAAAATGATACGTTCCACGGTAAAGTTGTTGCGGCTCTTCGTAATGAGTTCGGTGGGCATGCTGTTGTAAAAAGCGAATAG